The Mesotoga infera genome includes the window ATCTGTTCCACCAAGATCAGGGTGAAACCGTTAGCTGTTAGCGTTCCGCCGTTCTCAAACGGAACCAGAAGTGATACTGCCTCCGGCAGGAAGTGAGGCTGATGCTTATGTTACACGCCAGGAAGAAAGTGAAGAACCACTTACCGAACTTCTCAATCTTTGATTATATTCAGAATCATAGTCTTCTTGCGGGACTGGAATGAGAGAGCAAGAAGACGCTCTATGTTTGAGATGTAGTATCACTTCGCGAGAAACCATATTCGAGACTTCGAAGAATAAGGAGAGAAAGCAGACCCCTTGCAGGAGCCCTGAACAGGTTCCGCAAACATAAGCCCCAAAAAGGAATATTTCGGGGCGGGCCATAGGCGATGATAGTCTTTCTTGCTTCGGGTTATTCTGAGAAGGGTGGTCTTTCACGATAGAGGTACAAGCTCGCGAAGCTTCTCACTATCACTTTTTGCCGCGTAAGGGCAGAATGAAGTGTAAACATGATCCCGTACAGGACCGTTGAACATGCGCACATCACGGTGACCCAACAGGATTGCAGTTTGGGGTCATTAACGGCCCTGTATAGTGTTTCCTTATCGGAAACTGCTATTGATCTCTTCCCAAAGATCACGAAGGTTCGGACTTGTTTCCTTAATCAGCCCTTGTTTCCATTCCTTTTCCAGCCTATAGGGGATCCTGAGAACTAAGATTCTCTCTTCATTTTGCCTTGCACGGTCCAAAATGCAGCCTAGTAAAAATCCAGCGGCCTCAAAATCCTCATAAGGAATGACGGCGTTTGATTCGAAGATGAGGCGTTTACTCAATTTCGAGTTGCTTTCTGCTGTTAGAAGTCCTCTGAAAATGTTAGAATTGTCGTGAATATCCGGAGGTGGCTTTCGTGACAAAGAATCCCCTGAATCTTAGACTCTCAGAAATCATATCTCTTGAAGACACTTTCGAGTTCTACAGAGAGAGAATAAGCAAGTACAACAATGAACTCAAGGCATTCCTTCAGGTAAGCAGCCCGTCAGACGATAAGAGAGGTGGTTTCCCGTATGCCCTGAAGGACAACATCCTGGCTGTGGGGACCAGAACAACCTGCGGAAGCAGAATGCTAGAGAATTACGAATCTCCATACGATGCAACGGTGACGCGAAGGCTCGACATTCTGGGAGGAAAGCTTCTCGGAAAGACAAATTTGGACGAATTCGCCATGGGGTCCTCCACAGAGAATTCTGCCTTCGGGCCTACGAGAAATCCCTGGGATCTTGAACGCATTCCGGGAGGAAGCAGCGGCGGAAGCGCAGCCGCAGTGGCCGCGGGGCTTTCTCCGTTCGCTCTCGGCAGTGACACGGGCGGTTCTGTAAGACAGCCGGCTTCCATGTGCGGTATTGTCGGCTTCAAACCAACATACGGACTCGTATCGAGATATGGGCTAGTCGCGTTTGCCTCTTCGCTGGATCAGATCGGACCAATGACTCGCTGCTCCCAAGACGCCGCAGATGTTATGTCTATGATATCGGGACATGATAGTTATGACTCAAATACAGTCAGAAAAGAGCAATCTTTTGATGTGTCTCTTAGGGGATATCTCAAGGGGCTGAAACTTGCCGTTCCTTCTGAAATGCTTAATTATCCAGGCCTTGATTCCGGAGTGAAGGAGAGATTCCTTTCAATAATCGAAGATCTAAGGCGTTCAGGAGCAGAGGTAGAAGAGACTTCCATCCCTTCGGTCGAGTACGCTGTGGCAACTTACTATCTAATTGCGCCCGCCGAGGCCAGTTCGAATCTCGCTCGCTACGAAGGGATAAGATTCGGACCGAGAGTGCCATCGGAAGACTATGAAAGCCTCACAAACAAGAATAGGGATATAGGTTTTGGGAAGGAAGTGAAGAGAAGAATCCTTCTTGGAACTTTCACCCTGAGTGCGACTTATTATGACGCCTATTATAGAAAAGCTTTGAAAACGAGAAGCGTCATGGCCGGCGAACTGAATAGAGTATTAGATGAATACGATTTCATCTTGAATCCCTCTTCTCCGGTGATTGCACCGAAAATCGGAGAGATTACCGATCCACTGACATATTATTTGATGGATATTTACACGATACCAGCGAATGTTGCGGGGCTCCCGTCGATCTCTTTGCCTGCAGGACTCGTTGATGGAATGCCTGTCGGCGTGCTTCTTACTGGCAGAAGGTTCAGTGACGTCTCTCTTCTAGACGCAGCAAAGGGAATCGAGGATCTCTCTCCATCTTACAGAAGCGGGCTGGCCATACTCCCGGAAAGGTGGACTGAGTAATGAACAAGACTGTTATCGGACTTGAAATACACGCTCAACTCAGAACTGATACAAAGGCCTTCTGCAGCTGTAGGGCCGATGTCTTTGATCTTGAACCCAACACGGCGATCTGCCCGGTCTGCACTGGCCAGCCAGGCGCCCTGCCCGTTCTCAACAAGAAGGTGGTCGAGTTTGCCATCATGGCCGGCTTGGCAATGAACTGCACTATAAACAAACGGTCGGTCTTTGACAGAAAGAACTACTTCTATCCCGATCTGCCCAAGGGTTATCAGATAACTCAGTACTTCTTTCCCATTGCCGAAAACGGCTACTTATATCTCGAGGACGGAGACGAAAAGAGAAAGATCAGGATTCGCAGAATACATATCGAAGAGGACGCTGGAAAGATGATTCACCAAGGAACCGATTCTATTACCGGCTCATCTGGTAGCTATGTTGACCTCAATAGATGCGGAGTTCCGCTCATCGAAATCGTAACCGAGCCCGATCTTCGCAGCCCTGCCGAAGCCCGCGTCTTCATGGAGCTGCTTAGAGACACCGTCAGAGCGCTGGGAGTCTGTTCTGGAGACATGGAGAAAGGTGCCCTGCGATGTGACGCGAATATCTCGATAGTAGATGAAGCAGGGAGAAGTTCGAACAGGGTCGAGGTGAAGAACATCAATTCCTTCAAGTTTGTCGAAAAGGCTCTGGAATTCGAACAGGAGAGAATTTCAAGAACCCTTTCATCCGGAGACGATGTGGTTAAGGAGACGAGATCGTGGAGCTTCTCATCCAAAGAAACGATTTCTATGAGATCAAAGGAAGAGGAGAACGACTACCGTTACTTCCCGGAACCGGACCTTCCGAAACTGATTGTCAGTGACGATCTTATAAAAAGAATTGCGGGGAATCTCCCAGAACTCCCATGGGAAAAGATAGAGAGATTCATTAGGCAGTACTCGCTTCCCCGCTACGATGCGACAGTTCTTTCTTCAGACGGCAACATAGCTTCTTACTTTGAAGAAGTTGCACAGACCACTCACAAACCTAAGGAGAGCTCAAACTGGATCATGGGTGAATTAATGAGACTTATGAATGAAAAGGAGCTTTCAGTCGAAGAAGTGAAGGTAAACCCCGAGCATTTCAAGGAGCTTTTCGAGCTTATCGACGAAGGAAAGATATCGAACAAGATTGCGAAAGATATCTTTCCGTTCATTGTAGAGGGAAGGAAATCACCTATGGAGATAGTCAAAGAGAAGGGGCTTGAACAGATAGACGATGACAGAGTAATCGAGGATGCTTTACGCAAGGCTATGACCGATAACCCATCTGCCGTTGAGCAGTTCAGAGACGGGAAGGAGGGCGTTCTTGGATATTTTGTAGGAGCAGTTATGAAGGCTACAAGAGGAAAGGCGAATCCAATGAAAGTGAATGAGATCGCAAGGAGGATGCTTAAGGGTTGAAGAAGGGTTTTTGCCTGTTCTTACTGATATTTTCGGCCGTAATTCTTTCTGCCGAAACTCAGATCAAACTGAATAACGCAGGGTGGAGCGTCTCTGCGGATATCAGGGCCTATGAAGATATATATATGACTCTAGCGCTGGCTTCCGGAACACCTTATGTAGGTGTGACATACGTCGACAGCTGGGAGGAGTTTTCAACGGGTTTTCTCAAGTTGAAGACGAGGGACGGGATTTTCAGAGGTTCGATCCTTGCAAGTCACGAAGGTTTATTCATGGGTGTCAGATACGTTACCAACACGAATCAGATTCCGATTTTCTCGCACACCTCCCTTGAGCTCGAGCTTTCTACGGCAGGTGATATGAAGTATCTCGTAAGAAACTGGGTGAGACTTCCCCTGGGTCAGCTAAATGGTGGACTTAGCGTCTTTCTCCATCGGGAAGACTCCTTCTCATTCAAAGACATAGGTCTGTATCTTTACGCAAAAGAATATGAGAGGAGTTTGAGGATCAGAAACGCAGAAACGAATGTTGTTGCCACTGTGGACCTGAAGACGAACGACTCTCTTGGAGAGGTCGGATACGGAATCGGGATAGGAATGAATTACCTGTCATTCGATCTTGGATTGGCTTTTGCAGGCAATTTTATCGTGCCAGCCGGTGATCTCAGACTGATGCTTTCACCGACTGTGATGGTCAGCTTGCGTGGAATTGACGCTCAAATGTTGATCTCGAAACTTGGAAGCGATGATTCGATTTACGCTGGAATTTCGATCACAAACTTCAATTTGAACGGGATTTTTATGAGGCTTGTTTTCTGATGGGTATGGGTGTATATGTGCATATCCCGTTTTGTGCCAGAAAATGTTCATACTGCGACTTCTGTACAGTTCAGTATGATTCTGAGCTCGTGGACGAATATCATCGTTCTTTGAAAAGGGAGATCGAGATGTATTCGATCTCAGATACAGTCGAAACACTCTACTTCGGAGGTGGCTCCCCGTCTCTATATCCGGTTGAACTGCTGAATGATTTGCTAATGCATCTCAACAGTTCGCTGAAAATGGAGATAGAAGAGGCTACTATAGAGGCCAATCCGTGGGAACTTGAAAGAGAACGTCTTCAAGAATGGAGAAAGTTGGGCTTTAGCAGAGTATCGGTTGGCGTCCAGTCGTCTGAGAAGAGCATTCTCGATATCTGCAATAGGCCCGCACCTTCCGATCTGATAGAGAGATTAGTAATGTGCAGAGAGATGTTTGACAACTTGAATCTCGATTTCATTTTAGGTCTTCCTGGAGATACAGAGGGCAACGTGAGAGCGAATCTCGAGCTAATTAGCGCCATCGGGCCGGACCATGTTTCATATTATGTCTTTGATTCCGATCACGAAACTGAATTGATGGGTCGGGTGCATGATGCTATCATTGAAATGCCCGACCCTGAAATACTGGAAGGGCTTCACGATTTGCTTCTTGAATCACTGGGGAAAATGGGCTACAAGAGATATGAGATCTCTTCGTGGTCAACGGATAATAGAGAGTGCCTTCATAATCTCAAGTACTGGCGCAATGAGGAGTACCTGGGTTTTGGACTTTCGGCGGGCGGCCACTTTGACGAGAAGAGATATGTCAATACGGACGACCTGCGTAGTTATGAAGAACTGATTGGACGTAATCTGAAACCTGTCAGAGAATTTAGCCACAATACTACTATTCAGGAATTGTTTGAGACTCTTTTCATGGGGCTCAGATTGACTGAAGGGGTTGATTTGTCTCGCAAGAGATATCCCGAAGAGCTCCTCGGTCTCTTGATTTCAAAAATAAGACTCTACCTGGGAGAGTATATTTCACCCGACAGCAAAGTTGTAGTATTGAACGAGACCGGGATGGACGTTTCAAGAAGTATTTTTCAGAAGCTCTTAGACATTAAGGAGGAGATTGAAATTGCTTTCTCCACATGAGGCGCTCGAGATTGCATTGAGAGTCGAAAATGAAGGAGCAGACTTCTACAAGAACCTGGCCGAGAGCACCAATAGTGAAAAACAAGGCTCGGTCTTTCGTTTTCTTTCCTCTCAGGAGAGAAGACATTCAGAGACCTTCCGAACTCTGCTGAAGAGATTCGATGAAGAGGCCGCCGAACTCGTGAACTGGGACGACGCAAGGGCATATCTGGAGGACTTGACTAAGGGAGCTGTTTTTCCCGTCAGACTGCACGATGCAATGAACAGTTCCGATTATGACGAGGCTATTGCCATGGCAATAGAAGTTGAGAAGAAGAGCATAGCTTTCTATATGAGTCTAGTGCACTACGTGAAGGCCGAGACTGCCGATGCCCTCGGAAAGATCCTCGCTGAAGAGGAAAAACACA containing:
- the gatA gene encoding Asp-tRNA(Asn)/Glu-tRNA(Gln) amidotransferase subunit GatA, producing the protein MTKNPLNLRLSEIISLEDTFEFYRERISKYNNELKAFLQVSSPSDDKRGGFPYALKDNILAVGTRTTCGSRMLENYESPYDATVTRRLDILGGKLLGKTNLDEFAMGSSTENSAFGPTRNPWDLERIPGGSSGGSAAAVAAGLSPFALGSDTGGSVRQPASMCGIVGFKPTYGLVSRYGLVAFASSLDQIGPMTRCSQDAADVMSMISGHDSYDSNTVRKEQSFDVSLRGYLKGLKLAVPSEMLNYPGLDSGVKERFLSIIEDLRRSGAEVEETSIPSVEYAVATYYLIAPAEASSNLARYEGIRFGPRVPSEDYESLTNKNRDIGFGKEVKRRILLGTFTLSATYYDAYYRKALKTRSVMAGELNRVLDEYDFILNPSSPVIAPKIGEITDPLTYYLMDIYTIPANVAGLPSISLPAGLVDGMPVGVLLTGRRFSDVSLLDAAKGIEDLSPSYRSGLAILPERWTE
- the gatB gene encoding Asp-tRNA(Asn)/Glu-tRNA(Gln) amidotransferase subunit GatB, which translates into the protein MNKTVIGLEIHAQLRTDTKAFCSCRADVFDLEPNTAICPVCTGQPGALPVLNKKVVEFAIMAGLAMNCTINKRSVFDRKNYFYPDLPKGYQITQYFFPIAENGYLYLEDGDEKRKIRIRRIHIEEDAGKMIHQGTDSITGSSGSYVDLNRCGVPLIEIVTEPDLRSPAEARVFMELLRDTVRALGVCSGDMEKGALRCDANISIVDEAGRSSNRVEVKNINSFKFVEKALEFEQERISRTLSSGDDVVKETRSWSFSSKETISMRSKEEENDYRYFPEPDLPKLIVSDDLIKRIAGNLPELPWEKIERFIRQYSLPRYDATVLSSDGNIASYFEEVAQTTHKPKESSNWIMGELMRLMNEKELSVEEVKVNPEHFKELFELIDEGKISNKIAKDIFPFIVEGRKSPMEIVKEKGLEQIDDDRVIEDALRKAMTDNPSAVEQFRDGKEGVLGYFVGAVMKATRGKANPMKVNEIARRMLKG
- the hemW gene encoding radical SAM family heme chaperone HemW codes for the protein MGMGVYVHIPFCARKCSYCDFCTVQYDSELVDEYHRSLKREIEMYSISDTVETLYFGGGSPSLYPVELLNDLLMHLNSSLKMEIEEATIEANPWELERERLQEWRKLGFSRVSVGVQSSEKSILDICNRPAPSDLIERLVMCREMFDNLNLDFILGLPGDTEGNVRANLELISAIGPDHVSYYVFDSDHETELMGRVHDAIIEMPDPEILEGLHDLLLESLGKMGYKRYEISSWSTDNRECLHNLKYWRNEEYLGFGLSAGGHFDEKRYVNTDDLRSYEELIGRNLKPVREFSHNTTIQELFETLFMGLRLTEGVDLSRKRYPEELLGLLISKIRLYLGEYISPDSKVVVLNETGMDVSRSIFQKLLDIKEEIEIAFST
- a CDS encoding Rubrerythrin; translation: MLSPHEALEIALRVENEGADFYKNLAESTNSEKQGSVFRFLSSQERRHSETFRTLLKRFDEEAAELVNWDDARAYLEDLTKGAVFPVRLHDAMNSSDYDEAIAMAIEVEKKSIAFYMSLVHYVKAETADALGKILAEEEKH